Proteins encoded within one genomic window of Setaria italica strain Yugu1 chromosome IV, Setaria_italica_v2.0, whole genome shotgun sequence:
- the LOC105914214 gene encoding uncharacterized protein LOC105914214, with protein MDPVVSGSQHTNVLINGGTSLNVPFAMTLKKMGLNITNILTLTKSPFYGIVLGNAVVPLGQVVLPVTFEPRANYGMEYIKLKVANFEILYRAIHRRLALTKFMAILHYVYIVFKMLGPDGVPLLHRDLKRPYHCNTKVVKVHCHDLGASVHDGSLHYIQKLFATKLEIVEKKSGTSKIKQTKDVEVKAINLEIGDSSKIVLIGAVLDPKQEHVLISSGEASLTKQGGGLCK; from the coding sequence ATGGACCCGGTGGTGTCTGGCTCCCAACACACCAATGTGCTCATTAACGGTGGCACCAGCCTCAATGTCCCATTTGCCATGACATTAAAGAAGATGGGGCTCAACATCACCAACATTCTCACTCTAACCAAATCTCCCTTCTATGGAATTGTCCTAGGCAATGCagttgtaccccttggtcaggtggtcttgccagttacctttgaaCCAAGAGCCAACTACGGGATGGAGTACATCAAGTTGAAGGTTGCAAACTTTGAGATATTGTACCGCGCCATCCATAGGCGCCTGGCACTCaccaagttcatggcaatcctgCACTACGTGTACATAGTTTTCAAGATGCTGGGACCAGACGGAGTGCCATTGCTGCACAGAGACTTGAAAAGACCCTACCACTGCAACACCAAAGTCGTGAAAGTCCACTGCCATGACCTAGGTGCCAGTGTCCATGATGGAAGTCTTCACTACATCCAAAAGTTGTTTGCCACCAAGCTTGAAATCGTAGAAAAGAAGTCAGGCACCTCCAAGATCAAGCAAACCAAAGACGTTGAGGTGAAGGCCATCAATCTGGAGATAggcgatagctccaagatagTCCTGATTGGTGCAGTGCTCGATCCCAAACAGGAACACGTGCTCATTAGTAGTGGCGAAGCTTCATTGACGAAGCAAGGGGGTGGTCTATGCAAATAA